In Oryzias melastigma strain HK-1 linkage group LG18, ASM292280v2, whole genome shotgun sequence, one DNA window encodes the following:
- the wdr55 gene encoding WD repeat-containing protein 55: protein MAAPADHAASASEETYPPDPEPSSELDPSQEDPADSDSDEPAGPKIRETPEDIRLEAIANTVALHPSRDVLVCGDVDGDVYAYSYSCTEGETRELWSSGHHLKSCRQVRFSADGQKLFTVSRDKAVHQLDVERGQLVSRIRGAHAAAINSLLLVDENILATGDDGGTLKVWDMRKGEAFMDLKHHEDYISDIAVDPAKRILLTTSGDGTMGVFNIKRRRFELLSEFQNGDLTSVALMKRGKKVACGSSEGTVYIFNWNGFGATSDRFAVKAESVDCIVPITDSIMCTASMDGYIRAINLLPNRVIGCIGQHVGEPIEEINKSWDSRFLVSCAHDQLIKFWEISNLPQTTVSDYRKRKKKDGRMKSLTKKALGDNDFFSGLVAETEKKKEEEEEEEEEDDSDSGSD from the exons atGGCGGCGCCCGCGGACCACGCCGCGTCCGCCTCTGAGGAGACATATCCTCCAGATCCAGAACCAAGCTCCGAACTGGACCCGTCCCAAGAAGATCCTGCAGACTCAGATTCGGACGAACCGGCCGGACCGAAGATCCGGGAAACCCCGGAGGACATCCGGCTGGAGGCCATCGCCAACACGGTGGCGCTGCACCCCAGCAGGGACGTGCTGGTGTGCGGGGACGTGGACGGGGACGTGTACGCGTACTCCTACTCGTGCACGGAGGGGGAGACTCGGGAGCTGTGGTCCTCCGGACACCACCTGAAGTCCTGCCGCCAGGTGCGCTTCTCGGCGGACGGGCAGAAGCTGTTCACCGTGTCCCGGGACAAGGCGGTCCACCAGCTGGACGTGGAGCGGGGCCAGCTGGTGTCGCGGATCCGCGGCGCGCACGCCGCCGCCATCAACAGCCTGCTGCTGGTGGACGAGAACATCCTGGCGACGGGAGACGACGGAGGAACCCTGAAG GTGTGGGACATGAGGAAGGGAGAGGCCTTCATGGACCTGAAGCACCACGAGGATTACATCAGTGACATCGCCGTGGACCCGGCCAAGAGGATCCTGCTCACGACCAG CGGCGATGGGACCATGGGCGTCTTCAACATCAAGCGACGGCGGTTCGAGCTCCTCTCCGAGTTCCAGAACGGTGACCTGACCTCGGTGGCGCTGATGAAGCGGGGCAAGAAGGTGGCGTGCGGCTCTAGCGAGGGAACCGTTTACATTTTCAACTGGAATGGCTTTGGAGCCACCAGCGACCGCTTCGCCGTCAAGGCGGAGTCGGTGGACTGCATCGTCCCCATCACAGACAGCATCATGTGCACCGCCTCCATGGACGGGTACATCCG AGCCATCAACCTCCTCCCCAACCGCGTCATCGGCTGCATCGGCCAGCACGTTGGCGAGCCCATTGAGGAGATCAACAAGTCGTGGGATTCTCGCTTCCTGGTCAGCTGCGCTCACGACCAGCTCATCAAGTTCTGGGAGATTTCCAATCTGCCCCAAACGACGGTCAGCGACTACCGCAAGAGAAAGAAGAAAGACGGACGCATGAAGTCTCTGACCAAGAAGGCTCTTGGAGACAACGACTTCTTCTCAGGACTGGTAGCAgaaacagagaagaagaaggaggaggaggaggaggaagaagaggaggatgacAGTGACAGTGGTAGTGACTGA